In Cotesia glomerata isolate CgM1 linkage group LG1, MPM_Cglom_v2.3, whole genome shotgun sequence, one genomic interval encodes:
- the LOC123275041 gene encoding obg-like ATPase 1, whose protein sequence is MPPKKVEEPERKPLIGRVGTNLKIGIVGIPNVGKSTFFNVLTKSQAAAENFPFCTIDPNESRVPVPDARFDYLCEYYKPVSKVPAFLNVVDIAGLVKGAAEGQGLGNAFLSHINACDAIYHLCRAFEDDDVTHIEGEVNPVRDLEIICEELRLKDIEMLNGYLEKLEKLVVRGNDKKLKPEYDTLLKVKTILVEEKQQVRFADWSVNEIDVLNKYLFLTSKPVIYLVNLSEKDYIRKKNKWLIKIKEWVDKNDPGATLIPFSGVFENKVIDMDDAERAKYFEESKVTSALEKIIVQGYKALQLQYFFTAGHDEVKAWSIQKGTKAPQAAGRIHTDFEKGFIMAEVMKFEDFKNEGSEAAVKAAGKYRQQGRHYVVDDGDIILFKFNAGAGLKDAKKK, encoded by the exons ATGCCTCCTAAGAAAGTCGAGGAGCCAGAACGGAAGCCGCTGATCGGGCGAGTGGGCACCAACCTGAAGATCGGAATCGTCGGGATTCCCAACGTCGGAAAGTCTACGTTTTTCAACGTCCTCACAAAGAGTCAAGCTGCTGCCGAAAACTTTCCGTTTTGCACCATCGATCCCAATGAAA GTCGCGTTCCAGTTCCTGATGCGAGGTTCGATTACCTGTGTGAGTACTACAAACCCGTCAG caaagTTCCGGCATTTTTGAATGTCGTCGACATCGCTGGGCTTGTCAAAGGTGCTGCCGAAGGACAGGGATTAGGAAATGCTTTTCTTTCGCATATCAATGCTTGTGATGCGATCTATCATTTATGCC gagCTTTTGAAGACGACGATGTTACCCATATCGAAGGCGAAGTCAACCCCGTAAGAGATCTTGAGATAATCTGCGAAGAGTTGCGGCTCAAGGATATTGAAATGCTCAATGGTTATCTGGAAAAGTTGGAAAAACTAGTCGTACGCGGTAATGACAAGAAACTTAAGCCTGAATAT GACACTCTTTTAAAAGTCAAAACAATTTTGGTAGAAGAAAAACAACAAGTCAGATTTGCTGATTGGAGTGTTAATGAA aTCGACGTgctcaataaatatttgtttttgaCGTCGAAGCCCGTAATTTACTTGGTGAATCTCTCGGAAAAGGATTATATTCGTAAGAAGAATAAATG gcttataaaaataaaggaGTGGGTAGACAAAAATGACCCTGGTGCAACACTGATACCCTTCAGCGGTGTTTTTGAAAACAAAGTAATCGATATGGACGACGCTGAACGCGCAAAGTACTTTGAGGAATCTAAAGTTACGAG cgcGCTTGAGAAAATCATTGTCCAGGGTTACAAAGCTTTGCAACTGCAATATTTCTTCACTGCTGGCCATGATGAAGTCAAAGCTTGGTCAATCCAg AAAGGAACAAAAGCGCCTCAAGCTGCCGGTAGGATCCACACGGACTTTGAAAAAGGTTTTATCATGGCTGAAGTCATGAAATTTGAGGACTTTAAAAATGAAGGTTCCGAAGCTGCAGTCAag GCAGCAGGAAAATACAGACAGCAGGGTAGACATTACGTTGTTGATGATGGTGATATCatactatttaaatttaacgcCGGCGCTGGACTGAAAGATGCcaagaaaaaatga
- the LOC123275040 gene encoding major facilitator superfamily domain-containing protein 9-like, which produces MSTKVKWIYLAAFLDLFAVSLIVPSMGAHLKGLGASYFMIGMMTSIYALTQLLSGPVIGSWSDKIGRQKLFVTIYLIVGCCYPLIGLVNSYYIILLLRATIGVFKHGQVLIRTIVTDQIPVKNQSSLFGHLKSIAGISFTIGPAIGGHLSELDGGFRYVACCTGFLLFLNSVIGYLYLDDVTKNDTSEQRKKDEHKSKSLREEITEAIRSLADVNWRLFGQVFALKFVLDMSAGLYHSNYNLKIQERFGITPKISGYTIAFQSFVGVITGLFVPKINDKLYNSDVDYKKRNMHGYILMVVGYLGIYFANSLRIFLLWTVVLKTSHMFLRIILTDMLMRKCPPSQTGSVAGTSNSVSNLARLVTPVVAGVFEDNWGINSANFLAALVASIGIFIALGISRSHPKSQ; this is translated from the exons ATGAGCACTAAGGTAAAATGGATTTATTTGGCGGCATTTTTa gATTTATTCGCCGTTAGTTTAATAGTACCATCAATGGGAGCGCATTTGAAAGGATTAGGTGCTTCTTATTTTATGATAGGAATGATGACATCTATTTACGCTCTCACTCAACTATTGAGCGGCCCagtaatt GGCAGCTGGAGTGATAAAATAGGCagacaaaaattatttgtaacaaTCTATTTAATTGTCGGTTGTTGTTATCCGCTGATTGGATTAGTCAACTCAtattacattattttattgttgagAGCTACAATcg gAGTCTTCAAGCATGGACAGGTATTAATTCGTACAATAGTTACTGATCAGATCCCGGTGAAAAATCAATCTTCATTGTTTGGACACTTAAAATCGATTGCTGGAATAAGTTTCACGATTGGTCCGGCGATAGGAGGTCATTTATCTGAATTAGACGGAGGATTCCGTTATGTTGCTTGTTGCACtggatttttattgtttttgaaCAGTG taattgGATACCTGTATCTCGATGatgtaacaaaaaatgatACGTCTGAACAGCGAAAAAAAGATGAACATAAATCAAAGTCTTTGCGTGAAGAAATCACTGAAGCGATACGCAGTCTTGCGGACGTGAACTGGCGCCTGTTTGGCCAAGTGTTTGCGTTAAAATTTGTACTCGACATGTCAGCGGGCCTGTACCACTCTAATTACAACTTGAAAATACAAGAGCGATTTGGTATAACGCCCAAAATTTCAGGATATACGATAGCGTTTCAGAGTTTTGTCGGTGTTATCACTGGGCTGTTTGTCCCTAAAATAAATGACAAGTTATACAATTCTGATGTGGATTACAAAAAGCGGAATATGCATGGTTACATACTGATGGTTGTTGGATACCTAGGGATTTACTTTGCAAACAGCTTGAGGATATTTCTTCTTTGGACAGTCGTTCTCAAAACTAGCCACATGTTTCTGAGGATAATTTTAACTGATATGCTGATGCGAAAATGTCCACCTTCACAAACCGGGTCTGTTGCCGGTACGTCGAACAGTGTCTCGAATTTGGCGCGTCTGGTTACCCCCGTGGTCGCCGGGGTTTTCGAAGACAACTGGGGGATCAACAGCGCTAACTTTTTGGCAGCCCTCGTTGCGAGTAtaggaatttttattgcaTTGGGGATAAGCCGAAGTCATCCGAaaagtcaataa